A DNA window from Spirochaetales bacterium contains the following coding sequences:
- a CDS encoding DnaJ domain-containing protein: MDQIFDRLVNLFRSVINDDPFDSSSYENTKKRYYDPDLQDAWEELDAFLNEGKSGGDEERRYERGRDNYRSREKPETDNLKKDYANLEVPFGSSFLEVKKSYKKLLRKYHPDKFANNPNKLKIATEITKKINESFARIREYERKRTGNI, encoded by the coding sequence TTGGATCAGATATTTGACAGGTTGGTGAACCTTTTCCGGTCGGTCATCAATGACGATCCGTTCGATTCGTCTTCGTACGAGAATACAAAAAAGCGGTATTACGATCCCGATCTCCAGGATGCATGGGAGGAACTCGATGCGTTCCTCAATGAGGGAAAATCCGGGGGCGATGAAGAACGGCGGTACGAAAGAGGAAGGGACAATTATCGAAGCCGAGAAAAACCGGAAACGGACAATCTGAAAAAGGATTATGCGAATCTCGAGGTTCCTTTCGGCAGTTCTTTCCTGGAAGTAAAGAAATCATATAAAAAACTGCTCAGAAAGTATCATCCGGATAAATTCGCCAACAATCCGAATAAATTAAAGATAGCAACGGAAATCACAAAGAAGATAAACGAGTCATTTGCCAGGATACGGGAGTATGAAAGAAAAAGAACAGGAAATATTTAG
- a CDS encoding CPBP family intramembrane metalloprotease, with amino-acid sequence MTEKTKRQLGILAIFLSMYAILIFITYSFIPIEKLLPPGQSMPEAAAGMPVWVLGLIAAGAMFLMYGLLGLGGYFFAGKLGIPPVFRERAGWKSWLLLPMVLGLGCGIVVVVIDRVFALARSGEGLMHPGFPISLVASATAGIGEEILFRGFFMGLWAFLANLVLKRWNKTGAALWIGNGIAALAFSAGHLPSAMVLMGASSPMDIPLPVLIEGLLLNSFVGLIAGERYIRDGLVAAMGVHFWADIVWHVIWPLFGTGM; translated from the coding sequence ATGACGGAGAAAACGAAAAGGCAGTTAGGCATCCTCGCGATTTTTCTCTCCATGTATGCAATTCTCATTTTTATCACGTATTCCTTTATCCCGATCGAAAAGCTCCTGCCACCCGGACAGTCGATGCCGGAGGCCGCGGCGGGGATGCCGGTCTGGGTTTTGGGTCTGATCGCGGCCGGGGCCATGTTTCTCATGTACGGATTGCTGGGGCTCGGAGGATATTTCTTTGCCGGAAAACTGGGGATTCCCCCCGTCTTTCGCGAACGGGCCGGGTGGAAGTCCTGGCTGCTCCTGCCAATGGTGCTGGGGCTGGGCTGCGGTATTGTGGTTGTCGTCATCGACCGGGTCTTTGCATTGGCCCGGTCGGGGGAAGGACTGATGCATCCCGGGTTTCCTATATCGCTCGTCGCATCGGCGACGGCGGGCATCGGTGAGGAAATCCTCTTCCGCGGATTCTTCATGGGGTTGTGGGCATTTCTCGCGAACCTGGTACTCAAACGGTGGAACAAAACCGGCGCCGCGTTATGGATCGGAAATGGTATCGCGGCTTTGGCCTTCAGTGCTGGGCATCTCCCTTCGGCGATGGTCCTCATGGGCGCTTCAAGTCCGATGGATATACCCCTTCCGGTCCTGATCGAGGGGCTTCTCCTCAACAGTTTTGTTGGGCTTATAGCCGGAGAGCGCTATATCCGTGACGGGCTGGTCGCCGCGATGGGCGTTCATTTCTGGGCCGATATTGTCTGGCACGTGATCTGGCCGTTGTTCGGGACGGGGATGTAG
- a CDS encoding twin-arginine translocase TatA/TatE family subunit: MFGLGIWEILLILMAVIIFIKPEDLPGFFRKAGYLYGNLRRYNREVTRKIREIEYDIRTPPETAGPDITKGNGPEKKEKTKRTQKHKTDRS; encoded by the coding sequence ATGTTCGGACTCGGAATATGGGAAATACTGCTTATCCTCATGGCTGTTATTATCTTCATTAAACCGGAGGATCTCCCCGGATTTTTCCGGAAAGCCGGCTATTTGTATGGCAATCTGCGACGCTACAACAGGGAAGTCACGAGGAAAATCAGGGAAATCGAATATGACATTCGGACCCCGCCGGAAACCGCCGGGCCCGATATCACCAAAGGTAACGGGCCGGAGAAAAAGGAAAAAACAAAGAGAACGCAAAAGCATAAAACCGATCGATCATGA
- a CDS encoding CvpA family protein yields the protein MLATLFNISILDIIFIVVWIVVTIRCAFRGFIEEVLSMAGIILGILGAVFLSGPLAVLLNNTFKLGMWSQLIAFLGCFVIIYLIVKVLESVIRNIFDKLNLEKLDKALGFVLGIVEGFLLISVAIILLNLLTWLPFDLKTLVKESFIARTLMPVIIPFTGSLGTVMNDLIDRFFACM from the coding sequence ATGTTAGCGACACTGTTCAATATTTCCATTCTCGATATTATCTTTATCGTCGTCTGGATCGTGGTGACGATCAGGTGTGCGTTCCGCGGTTTTATCGAGGAAGTCCTCTCGATGGCGGGAATCATCCTCGGTATCCTCGGAGCAGTCTTTCTCTCCGGTCCCCTTGCCGTACTTTTGAACAACACGTTCAAACTCGGTATGTGGAGTCAGCTTATCGCCTTTCTGGGGTGTTTCGTCATCATCTACCTTATCGTCAAGGTACTCGAGAGCGTTATCAGAAATATCTTCGACAAACTGAATCTTGAAAAGCTCGACAAGGCTTTGGGTTTTGTTCTCGGTATCGTCGAAGGGTTCCTTCTGATTTCGGTCGCCATCATACTTCTCAATCTACTGACATGGCTTCCTTTTGATCTGAAGACGCTGGTGAAGGAGAGTTTTATCGCCAGGACCCTGATGCCGGTCATTATCCCGTTTACGGGATCACTGGGTACCGTCATGAACGATCTGATCGATCGTTTTTTCGCTTGCATGTGA
- a CDS encoding undecaprenyl/decaprenyl-phosphate alpha-N-acetylglucosaminyl 1-phosphate transferase — protein MYIPLSSIFIGFIINFLITPVIIRTSIRFRLFDNHDKRKIHTGLIPRIGGVGIFISLMTTCLTVSLVAYFNSGKTMLYLLEPRYIPIIAGIVMIHVLGLVDDVKSQKAIVKLTVQMIAATFVTLAGFTIKSLPIPYVGTISLGIFAYPVTILWIVAITNAINLVDGMDGLAGGIAAFASLSMGIISLIQGQIATSIIAFTLFGATSGFLLFNLPPAKIFMGDCGSLTIGFTLSILPLMGISTTASFATVLVPVTLLLVPIMDTLAAVVRRISEGRTILSPDREHIHHKLLDMGLNEKKILALIYSVCFYLSIIAITSVIMPKESNVYLILIVWIGSMMGYGFIHYLNTRKKVVRVEDDAQKKNSA, from the coding sequence ATGTATATACCGTTGAGTTCGATATTTATCGGCTTTATCATTAACTTTCTCATTACCCCTGTTATTATCAGGACATCCATCCGTTTCAGGTTGTTCGACAATCATGATAAACGTAAAATTCACACAGGGCTTATCCCCCGTATCGGCGGAGTGGGTATATTTATTTCTCTCATGACAACATGCCTTACCGTCTCCCTTGTCGCCTATTTCAATTCAGGCAAAACCATGTTGTATCTCCTCGAACCACGGTATATTCCCATTATCGCCGGCATCGTGATGATCCATGTCCTCGGACTGGTCGATGACGTGAAAAGCCAGAAGGCCATCGTCAAGCTTACCGTTCAGATGATCGCGGCAACCTTTGTCACGCTCGCCGGTTTCACCATAAAGTCCCTGCCGATACCATACGTCGGGACCATTTCTCTTGGAATATTCGCATATCCGGTGACCATTCTCTGGATTGTCGCCATTACCAATGCGATAAATCTTGTCGACGGGATGGACGGACTGGCCGGCGGTATCGCCGCTTTTGCCTCACTTTCCATGGGAATCATATCCCTCATCCAGGGTCAGATCGCAACCTCGATCATCGCATTCACGCTTTTCGGCGCCACATCCGGTTTTCTTCTTTTCAATCTCCCCCCCGCAAAAATCTTTATGGGAGATTGCGGAAGCCTTACCATCGGTTTTACCCTTTCAATACTGCCGCTTATGGGAATTTCGACAACCGCGTCCTTTGCGACGGTTTTGGTGCCCGTCACCCTTCTGCTTGTTCCGATTATGGATACCCTCGCGGCGGTCGTACGGCGAATAAGTGAAGGGAGGACAATCCTTTCACCGGACAGAGAACATATACACCACAAACTTCTCGATATGGGTCTGAATGAGAAAAAAATACTCGCCCTCATCTACAGCGTCTGCTTTTATCTGAGTATAATCGCCATAACATCCGTCATCATGCCCAAGGAATCCAATGTATATCTGATCCTCATTGTCTGGATAGGAAGCATGATGGGATATGGTTTTATCCATTACCTCAATACAAGGAAGAAAGTCGTGCGGGTCGAGGACGACGCACAAAAGAAAAACTCCGCGTAA
- a CDS encoding twin-arginine translocase TatA/TatE family subunit codes for MATIFLSSLGAPEIILIVLAILILFGASAIPRFAKSLGKAKAEFEKGLKEGEKEADEPEKKEESGEKGKSE; via the coding sequence ATGGCGACTATTTTCCTCTCCAGTTTGGGGGCTCCGGAAATAATCCTCATCGTTCTGGCCATTTTAATCCTCTTTGGCGCGTCCGCCATACCCAGATTCGCAAAATCCCTGGGCAAGGCAAAAGCCGAATTTGAAAAAGGACTCAAAGAAGGCGAAAAGGAAGCCGACGAACCGGAAAAAAAGGAAGAAAGCGGAGAAAAAGGCAAATCGGAATAA
- a CDS encoding radical SAM protein has product MQKYSVVFVSPQYEDLKNSFMGITNNIGAAYIRAYLKARNIETMQYIRTPDVTLPVIVEEIMSYNTSLVGFTCYDKTYYINKLICRELKKLNPDITTIFGGPTPSSADYLIMEDEPEIDICVRHEGEQTMYELIDRLSRNLPVDDVQGISYRKDGRIIRNADRPQLASGERGGELDFLPSPYQMNMLSTDTAVVQLVSSRGCPYSCIFCNNSIMGRHNIRYHSIDYIMKDLRYINVAANGKPVTAFFVDDAFTININRAKEICKRIIAENFTNLSFICQTRIDYADGELFSLFKAAGFTEIAFGLDTASPRLLNLIKKVRNTSGEKDGYAKEKKFLDDYRNNIRLAREEGLDTYVSVIFGLPTETEDEARTTLAFVRDLAVKGYTHNLLQVFTGTEVANRIGPDHIAPTAYLLPYKVTYPYDVHKLPHLDNSMHRRLFLETNHKDHMDFFHLWGLSACTERERALRIVGLENYKAPPSVVLADFLKKNIKLDTIFFFIDNTVQSDEQDIHTQELAMMEVPLRKYNQVRISTPSPGLPPKTIKVNDLFTEYQREEFDFTYLLEPFSGFSEEVEKYNTIHIKQINSEKSLNAFIEEMEILTSFDIHEIPKLLEHYYYIEDKCRWSCAFCRARRLHSLFINENEKIRPCLHGRSIGTVQDTVDDLFITIKNIEKEMIDRRGCNTCAVEHVCSKCLFLPDFLSEREYCRIRKEYPHIYKTVELKQIAYQILFYSKTGQLKFDAFHELQISGLFSNLFYTGEKISCSNHGNYRVRKDYILFRLDNNYFFYNISKTRLLRLSDKLACIFEFMDNRPGCDKEELSVWVRENYRMDESEASQMLDKALLMLKNMNVINID; this is encoded by the coding sequence ATGCAGAAATATTCGGTCGTATTTGTCTCGCCTCAATATGAAGATTTGAAAAACTCTTTTATGGGGATTACCAATAATATAGGGGCAGCCTATATCAGGGCTTACCTTAAAGCCCGCAATATCGAAACCATGCAATATATCAGAACACCTGACGTGACTTTACCCGTCATCGTGGAAGAAATTATGTCCTATAATACATCTCTGGTAGGTTTTACCTGCTATGACAAGACGTATTATATCAATAAACTGATTTGCAGGGAATTGAAAAAACTCAATCCCGACATCACGACCATTTTCGGAGGGCCGACACCGTCATCGGCGGATTATCTGATTATGGAAGACGAACCGGAAATCGATATCTGCGTACGTCACGAAGGCGAACAGACCATGTACGAGTTGATCGACCGCCTCTCACGGAATCTTCCGGTCGATGACGTACAGGGCATAAGCTACCGAAAGGATGGCAGAATAATCAGAAATGCCGATCGTCCCCAATTGGCGTCCGGTGAAAGAGGAGGAGAGCTCGATTTTTTACCTTCACCCTATCAGATGAATATGCTTTCGACGGATACAGCGGTTGTTCAATTGGTTTCTTCCCGGGGGTGCCCGTACAGCTGTATTTTTTGTAACAATTCGATTATGGGAAGACATAACATACGCTATCATTCGATTGACTATATAATGAAAGATTTGAGATATATCAATGTGGCCGCGAACGGCAAACCTGTAACGGCTTTTTTCGTGGACGATGCTTTCACTATCAATATCAATCGGGCCAAAGAAATTTGTAAAAGAATAATCGCTGAAAATTTTACGAATCTCAGTTTTATCTGCCAGACACGTATCGATTATGCTGACGGCGAACTTTTTTCGCTTTTTAAAGCAGCCGGTTTCACGGAGATTGCGTTCGGTCTGGACACGGCCTCGCCGCGATTATTGAATCTCATAAAGAAGGTACGAAATACAAGCGGAGAAAAAGACGGCTATGCCAAAGAAAAAAAATTTCTGGACGATTACAGGAATAATATACGACTGGCACGGGAGGAAGGATTGGACACCTATGTGAGCGTCATTTTCGGATTACCGACCGAAACGGAGGACGAAGCAAGGACGACGCTTGCATTTGTCCGGGATTTAGCGGTCAAAGGATATACTCACAATCTGCTGCAGGTATTTACCGGGACAGAAGTAGCCAATCGCATCGGCCCGGACCATATTGCTCCAACCGCTTACCTGCTGCCTTATAAAGTCACATATCCCTACGATGTCCATAAACTTCCCCATCTCGACAATTCCATGCATAGAAGGCTGTTTCTCGAAACAAACCACAAGGACCATATGGATTTTTTCCATCTATGGGGACTATCCGCCTGTACCGAACGCGAACGGGCTTTACGTATTGTCGGTTTGGAAAATTACAAGGCACCTCCGTCCGTGGTACTTGCCGATTTCCTGAAGAAAAATATAAAATTAGATACGATTTTCTTTTTTATTGATAATACCGTGCAATCGGATGAACAAGATATACATACACAAGAACTTGCTATGATGGAAGTCCCGTTACGAAAATACAATCAGGTGCGTATCTCGACTCCTTCCCCGGGATTACCGCCAAAAACGATAAAGGTAAATGATCTTTTCACTGAATATCAACGTGAAGAATTCGATTTCACTTACCTGCTTGAACCATTTTCCGGCTTCAGTGAAGAAGTCGAAAAATACAATACGATACATATTAAACAAATAAATAGCGAAAAAAGTCTGAATGCTTTCATCGAGGAAATGGAAATACTCACGAGTTTTGATATACACGAGATTCCGAAACTACTCGAACATTATTATTATATCGAAGATAAATGCAGATGGTCTTGCGCCTTTTGCCGGGCGCGACGGTTGCATTCTCTCTTTATCAATGAAAATGAGAAAATCAGACCATGCCTGCATGGTCGCTCGATCGGTACGGTACAGGATACCGTCGATGATCTTTTCATCACGATTAAAAATATAGAAAAAGAAATGATCGACAGAAGAGGGTGTAATACCTGCGCGGTCGAACATGTTTGTTCGAAGTGTCTTTTTTTACCGGATTTTTTATCCGAACGGGAATACTGCCGGATAAGAAAGGAATATCCTCATATATACAAGACGGTGGAACTGAAACAAATCGCGTACCAGATATTGTTTTACTCAAAAACCGGACAATTGAAATTCGACGCATTCCACGAACTTCAGATCTCCGGTTTGTTTTCGAATTTGTTCTATACAGGTGAGAAAATTTCATGTTCTAATCACGGGAATTACCGCGTGCGGAAAGATTATATTTTATTTCGTCTCGATAACAATTACTTTTTTTACAATATTTCCAAAACCCGATTGCTTCGATTAAGCGATAAATTGGCATGTATTTTCGAATTTATGGATAACCGGCCCGGCTGTGACAAAGAAGAGTTATCGGTCTGGGTGAGGGAAAACTACAGGATGGATGAAAGCGAGGCATCTCAGATGCTGGATAAAGCTTTGCTGATGCTAAAAAACATGAATGTCATTAATATCGATTGA
- a CDS encoding PAS domain S-box protein produces the protein MKQFIKKAFLMFDKLDREQIKKILQNIASENELFQMVLYSMTDGVIVVDKEHKIQFVNKATKRLIPFTRDELINAKLWKVVDDREISAFFRDSLMRQEKVVDRTFSLGNGHTRTVACSLMPLVREKRVQGNLIHIEDITEKRAKEARLRRAESLAALTTLAAGVAHEIKNPLGSIGIHIQLIQKQMSDRETIKTRDISTYLNVINEEVNRLNKVILDFLFAVRPIDTELEIRDLNQVVNELLEFLKYELEKAHVGLEVKLGRIPRIEIDEKYLKQALLNIIQNALSAMPEGGTLNVESRRDEDRVCLEITDTGKGIPQDIMDKIFEPYFTTKDFGSGLGLTLVYKIIKEHNGDIYVESKEGNGTTFVLSFPIPQKEKRLLEYAGEETDDEV, from the coding sequence ATGAAGCAATTTATAAAAAAAGCCTTTTTGATGTTCGACAAGCTGGACAGGGAACAGATCAAAAAGATACTGCAGAATATCGCCTCGGAAAACGAGTTGTTCCAGATGGTCCTCTATTCCATGACCGACGGGGTCATCGTCGTCGACAAGGAGCACAAGATCCAGTTCGTCAACAAAGCGACGAAGCGGCTTATTCCGTTTACCCGGGACGAACTGATCAATGCGAAATTGTGGAAAGTGGTCGATGACAGGGAGATTTCGGCTTTTTTCCGGGACAGCCTTATGAGGCAGGAAAAGGTCGTGGACAGGACGTTTTCTTTGGGAAACGGCCATACGCGTACCGTCGCCTGCAGCCTCATGCCCCTTGTGAGGGAAAAACGGGTTCAGGGGAATCTCATCCATATCGAGGATATCACGGAAAAACGGGCAAAGGAGGCGCGCTTGCGGCGCGCGGAAAGTCTCGCCGCGCTCACGACACTGGCCGCCGGCGTCGCCCATGAAATCAAAAATCCATTGGGTTCGATCGGTATTCACATTCAACTCATTCAGAAGCAGATGAGTGACAGGGAGACGATCAAAACCCGCGATATCAGCACATATCTTAATGTCATCAATGAAGAGGTCAACAGACTCAACAAGGTAATTCTGGACTTTCTCTTTGCCGTACGGCCCATCGATACCGAACTCGAGATCAGGGACCTCAACCAGGTGGTCAATGAGTTGCTCGAGTTTCTCAAATACGAACTCGAAAAGGCGCATGTCGGTCTTGAAGTGAAGCTCGGCCGGATACCCCGTATCGAAATCGATGAAAAGTATCTCAAACAGGCATTGCTCAATATCATTCAGAATGCGCTCTCCGCAATGCCCGAAGGGGGAACCCTCAATGTGGAATCCCGCCGGGACGAGGACAGGGTATGTCTTGAGATTACCGATACGGGAAAAGGTATACCTCAGGATATTATGGACAAGATCTTCGAGCCCTATTTCACGACAAAGGATTTCGGTTCGGGTCTGGGGTTGACGCTGGTGTATAAAATAATAAAGGAACACAACGGCGATATTTATGTCGAATCGAAAGAGGGGAATGGAACGACCTTTGTTTTGAGTTTTCCGATTCCCCAGAAGGAAAAGAGACTGCTTGAATATGCCGGGGAGGAGACGGACGATGAAGTTTAA
- the murG gene encoding undecaprenyldiphospho-muramoylpentapeptide beta-N-acetylglucosaminyltransferase translates to MKKCVVFTGGGTGGHVFPGLAVIDPLRQAWHGGEIVWIGSVSGIERKIVESHGIPYYGIPAGKLRRYLSIRNFLDMFNVLAGVVCSVFLLLRLRPLLVFSKGGYVSVPAVIACGLLRLPVFTHESDVSPGFATRINARFAECILTSFRETSDYFPPPMRCKIVHTGNPVRKSIAAGDPKRGKRAVGCPESRKLLLILGGSQGARSLNRAIDTILERLLRQWFVVHQMGGKLYRKREVPGYFPAPFFTEDLPHILAAADLVVSRAGANILWELAVSGTPSILIPLVDGSRGDQIRNARHFMACGASIVVEEGPGFSKKLLDYIEILFNNDTKREEMAVCAKNTGLPDAADGIVTLILKRVKGEVVC, encoded by the coding sequence ATGAAAAAATGTGTTGTTTTTACTGGTGGCGGCACCGGCGGACATGTCTTTCCCGGGCTTGCCGTTATCGACCCATTGAGGCAGGCGTGGCATGGTGGTGAGATTGTCTGGATCGGTTCGGTATCCGGAATCGAGAGAAAGATCGTGGAATCGCACGGTATTCCCTATTACGGTATTCCGGCCGGGAAATTGAGACGGTATCTTTCTATCAGAAATTTCCTGGACATGTTTAATGTCCTTGCGGGGGTCGTCTGTTCGGTGTTTCTCCTTCTCAGACTAAGGCCCTTGCTTGTCTTTTCCAAGGGTGGCTATGTGAGTGTGCCGGCGGTTATCGCATGCGGGCTGCTGCGTCTTCCCGTTTTCACTCATGAATCGGATGTCTCACCCGGATTTGCCACCAGGATCAACGCGCGGTTTGCCGAATGTATCCTTACCTCGTTCAGGGAAACATCGGATTATTTTCCTCCTCCGATGAGATGCAAGATCGTCCATACCGGCAATCCGGTGAGGAAATCGATCGCCGCGGGGGATCCGAAACGAGGAAAACGGGCGGTCGGGTGCCCGGAATCACGGAAATTGCTGCTTATTCTCGGGGGAAGCCAGGGCGCGAGGTCGCTGAACAGGGCAATCGATACGATACTCGAACGGCTTCTACGGCAGTGGTTTGTCGTTCATCAAATGGGCGGGAAGTTGTACCGAAAAAGGGAAGTACCGGGGTATTTTCCGGCACCCTTCTTTACCGAAGACCTGCCGCATATTCTCGCGGCGGCGGACCTCGTCGTCAGCAGGGCGGGGGCGAACATACTCTGGGAGCTTGCCGTCTCCGGAACCCCGTCGATACTCATCCCCCTTGTCGATGGAAGCAGGGGCGACCAGATCAGGAACGCCCGGCACTTCATGGCCTGCGGGGCCTCGATTGTCGTCGAAGAGGGTCCCGGCTTTTCGAAAAAACTTCTTGATTATATTGAAATACTTTTTAATAATGATACAAAACGTGAAGAGATGGCCGTCTGCGCAAAGAATACGGGTTTGCCCGATGCGGCGGACGGTATCGTCACGTTAATCCTCAAGCGAGTGAAAGGCGAAGTAGTATGTTAG
- a CDS encoding sigma-54-dependent Fis family transcriptional regulator, which produces MKFNVMVVDDEKNIREGLGKTLELDGYEVYLAADGDEAYQQLRETEVDLIIADLKMPKLSGEKLLTMVVAEYPAVPVIILTGHGTIETAVKAMRDGAYDFLTKPINLDRFSLLVKRALANRELVLQHRALQEELDRRKQKQFPNIIGRSAEMKKIFEIVNQVAPTKASVLITGESGVGKELIADAIHYNSPRRDKPFIKVHCAALSESLLESELFGHEKGAFTGAISRKRGRFELADGGTIFLDEIGEINQNIQIKILRVLQEKKFERVGGEETIEVNIRLISATNRDLLEGIQNGDFREDLYYRLNVVNINIPPLRERKEDLMLLIAAFIKEFSKENNKNIDGIEPRARNSLYNYSWPGNVRELRNCIESSVVMAKGSIITSDDLPSYIKADSENYIKLSLGMTLAEAEKEIIRSTLTYQKGNKTKTADILGIGRKTLHRKLREYGFN; this is translated from the coding sequence ATGAAGTTTAATGTCATGGTCGTTGACGATGAAAAGAATATAAGGGAGGGATTGGGCAAAACACTCGAACTGGACGGATACGAAGTATACCTTGCCGCCGACGGCGATGAAGCGTATCAGCAGCTGAGGGAGACGGAAGTCGACCTGATTATCGCCGACCTCAAGATGCCGAAACTTTCCGGCGAAAAACTCCTGACCATGGTGGTGGCGGAATACCCCGCGGTTCCGGTCATTATCCTGACCGGTCACGGTACCATCGAAACCGCGGTGAAGGCGATGCGGGACGGGGCCTATGATTTTCTCACCAAACCGATAAACCTCGACCGGTTTTCCCTCCTGGTCAAACGCGCACTCGCCAACCGGGAACTTGTCCTTCAGCACCGCGCCCTCCAGGAGGAACTTGACAGAAGAAAACAGAAGCAGTTTCCGAATATTATCGGGAGAAGCGCGGAAATGAAAAAAATATTCGAAATCGTGAACCAGGTCGCGCCCACCAAGGCTTCCGTGCTGATTACCGGTGAGAGCGGTGTCGGGAAAGAACTTATTGCCGACGCGATTCACTATAATTCTCCGAGAAGGGACAAGCCTTTTATCAAGGTCCATTGCGCGGCGCTGAGTGAATCGCTTTTGGAAAGCGAGCTTTTCGGGCATGAAAAAGGGGCGTTTACCGGGGCGATCAGCAGGAAAAGGGGCAGGTTCGAACTCGCCGACGGCGGAACGATTTTTCTCGATGAAATCGGGGAAATCAATCAGAATATACAGATAAAAATACTCCGTGTACTTCAGGAAAAAAAGTTCGAGCGTGTGGGTGGTGAGGAAACCATCGAAGTGAATATCAGGCTCATATCCGCGACGAACCGCGATCTGCTGGAAGGGATACAGAACGGCGACTTCAGGGAAGATCTCTATTACCGGTTGAATGTCGTCAATATCAATATTCCCCCGCTGAGAGAACGTAAAGAGGATTTGATGCTGCTTATTGCCGCGTTTATCAAGGAGTTTTCAAAGGAAAATAATAAAAATATCGACGGAATCGAACCGCGCGCACGGAATTCCCTCTACAATTATTCCTGGCCGGGAAACGTACGGGAGCTTAGAAACTGTATCGAAAGTTCCGTGGTGATGGCCAAAGGTTCGATCATTACATCGGACGATCTGCCCTCGTATATCAAGGCCGACTCGGAAAATTATATCAAGCTGTCGCTGGGAATGACCCTTGCCGAGGCGGAAAAGGAAATTATCCGTAGCACCCTTACCTACCAGAAAGGCAATAAAACCAAAACCGCCGACATCCTGGGAATCGGGAGAAAAACCCTCCACAGGAAATTGCGCGAATATGGATTCAATTGA